A window of the Candidatus Brocadiaceae bacterium genome harbors these coding sequences:
- a CDS encoding HigA family addiction module antitoxin, which translates to MKRKPTHPGNIIKEDYLKPLSLTITEMATTLGVARKTLSKILNERGTITPDMSLRLSRAFDTTPDLWLNLQKNYDLWQAEHSSKEWLRVKPLAKQLLHSNI; encoded by the coding sequence ATGAAAAGAAAACCAACACACCCAGGAAATATTATAAAGGAAGATTATCTGAAACCTTTGTCTTTAACCATTACTGAAATGGCGACTACTCTAGGAGTCGCAAGAAAAACCCTTTCAAAAATTCTGAATGAAAGAGGGACAATAACGCCAGATATGTCACTCCGGTTATCGAGAGCTTTTGATACAACTCCAGATTTATGGCTAAATTTACAAAAAAATTATGACTTATGGCAAGCTGAACATAGCTCAAAGGAATGGCTGAGGGTTAAGCCTCTAGCCAAACAATTGCTCCACTCGAATATTTAG
- a CDS encoding type II toxin-antitoxin system RelE/ParE family toxin yields the protein MIKSFKHKGLEDFFNTGKKKGIRPEHVKKLERILDRLNAANEVKDMNYPGSDLHKLTGNKQGQYAVKVSGNWRIFFEFVEGDAYIVDYDEYH from the coding sequence ATGATCAAATCTTTTAAGCATAAAGGACTTGAAGACTTTTTTAATACTGGAAAAAAGAAAGGAATAAGGCCTGAGCATGTTAAAAAGCTTGAAAGAATCCTTGACCGATTAAATGCTGCAAACGAAGTGAAAGATATGAATTATCCAGGATCAGACCTGCATAAATTGACTGGGAATAAGCAAGGTCAATATGCAGTCAAAGTATCTGGTAACTGGAGAATCTTTTTTGAGTTTGTAGAAGGAGATGCTTATATTGTTGATTATGATGAGTATCATTAA
- a CDS encoding DUF3387 domain-containing protein, which produces MLEKFEVVVSMFHGFDYASLLKAEPAKRIACVAAAMEHILQLEDDKKRYLAEVTALSKAFALAVPHEEVLKIRDEVGFFQEVRAGLAKATVEGEGKSPEEMDTAIRQLISRAVASEEVIDIFAAAGLKKPDISILSDDFLQEVRQLPHRNLAVELLRKLLNDEIKANSRKNVVQARSFAEMLEKAIRKYQNRAIEAAQVIEELIKLAKEMRDAQQRGENLGMTDDEIAFYDALEVNDSAVKVLGDETLKTIAHELVEAVRRSVSIDWTVRENARAQIRVIVKRILRKYGYPPDKQEKATQTVLEQAEVLCKEWATE; this is translated from the coding sequence ATGCTGGAGAAGTTCGAGGTCGTCGTCTCCATGTTCCATGGTTTTGACTACGCCTCTCTTCTTAAAGCAGAACCGGCAAAGCGTATTGCCTGTGTTGCGGCCGCCATGGAACACATCCTTCAACTGGAGGATGACAAGAAGCGCTATCTGGCAGAGGTGACTGCGCTGTCCAAGGCCTTTGCTCTCGCTGTTCCGCATGAGGAAGTTCTTAAAATTCGCGATGAAGTAGGATTCTTCCAAGAGGTCCGCGCCGGGCTAGCGAAAGCAACGGTTGAAGGCGAAGGTAAGAGTCCCGAAGAGATGGATACCGCGATTCGCCAGCTGATATCGAGGGCCGTGGCCTCAGAAGAGGTCATCGACATTTTCGCTGCGGCCGGATTAAAGAAACCGGATATCTCGATTCTCTCGGACGACTTCCTCCAGGAAGTGCGGCAGCTTCCCCACCGGAACCTCGCGGTGGAATTGCTGAGAAAACTCCTGAACGATGAGATCAAGGCGAATTCTCGCAAAAACGTCGTCCAAGCACGATCCTTCGCAGAGATGCTTGAAAAGGCCATACGAAAATACCAGAACCGGGCAATCGAGGCGGCGCAGGTGATCGAGGAACTCATCAAATTGGCCAAGGAAATGCGCGATGCTCAGCAGCGTGGCGAAAACCTTGGCATGACCGATGATGAAATCGCCTTCTACGATGCGCTTGAGGTTAACGACAGTGCGGTGAAGGTTCTGGGGGATGAAACGCTGAAGACGATTGCGCACGAACTGGTTGAAGCGGTCAGGCGGAGCGTAAGCATAGACTGGACTGTTCGCGAAAATGCCCGCGCCCAGATACGGGTGATTGTGAAACGGATTCTGCGCAAATACGGCTATCCACCCGACAAACAGGAAAAAGCAACTCAAACCGTTCTGGAGCAGGCGGAAGTTCTCTGTAAAGAGTGGGCCACAGAATGA
- a CDS encoding type I restriction endonuclease has protein sequence MSSLTEINLEKTALDWFESLAWQTAFGPDISPDLSASPTRQAGGPACERQDYDQVVLIGRLQIALQNINPNIPPDAIGDAVRKITRTESPSLIENNRRFHRMLTDGVDVSYMQDGREVHDKVWLLDLEDLENNDWLAVNQFTVIEDRLSVCGHAQAGRNRRPDIVVFVNGLPLGVIELKNPADEKATIRHAFNQLQTYKNDIPGLFIYNELLVISDGLKARGGTLTSGWDRFMPWRTIDGKEVAPRGSVELEVLLKGVFEKRRFLDLVLNFVVFDDDGAAGRLWLWNRTLRRPAHRSNLAYPGKWKESIDGVFCR, from the coding sequence ATGAGCAGTTTAACCGAAATCAACCTAGAAAAGACCGCCCTCGATTGGTTTGAATCCCTTGCCTGGCAGACCGCCTTTGGCCCGGATATCAGCCCTGACCTGTCTGCGTCGCCAACGCGACAGGCAGGCGGCCCGGCCTGCGAACGCCAGGATTACGACCAGGTCGTCTTGATTGGAAGGCTTCAGATCGCGCTTCAAAACATCAATCCGAACATCCCGCCGGATGCCATTGGCGATGCTGTCAGGAAAATCACGCGAACCGAATCCCCCAGCTTGATCGAGAACAACCGGCGTTTCCATCGAATGCTGACCGATGGCGTGGATGTCTCCTACATGCAGGACGGCCGCGAGGTACACGACAAGGTCTGGCTGCTCGATCTTGAAGACCTGGAGAACAACGACTGGCTCGCCGTTAATCAGTTCACCGTCATCGAGGATCGCCTGTCTGTGTGCGGACACGCACAGGCAGGCAGAAACCGGCGGCCCGACATTGTGGTTTTTGTCAATGGTCTGCCCCTGGGCGTGATCGAGCTCAAGAATCCTGCAGATGAGAAGGCCACCATCCGCCATGCCTTCAACCAGCTTCAGACCTACAAAAACGATATCCCCGGCCTCTTCATCTACAACGAGCTGCTTGTGATTTCCGACGGCCTGAAGGCCCGCGGCGGGACGCTCACCAGCGGATGGGACCGGTTCATGCCGTGGCGCACGATTGACGGCAAGGAAGTCGCCCCGCGAGGTTCTGTGGAACTCGAGGTGCTGCTCAAGGGAGTTTTTGAAAAGCGGCGGTTTCTCGACCTTGTATTGAATTTTGTTGTGTTCGACGATGACGGAGCCGCAGGCCGCTTATGGCTCTGGAACCGAACACTTCGGCGGCCGGCGCATAGGAGTAATCTGGCATACCCAGGGAAGTGGAAAGAGTCTATTGATGGCGTTTTTTGCCGGTAA